A segment of the Aureliella helgolandensis genome:
GTCCCCTTCGCGTCCTACTTGCGGCATCTCGCAGATGGGCTTCGCTCCGCGCTCACTTCTCTTGCCACCATCCTAACGTTGTTCCTGGGTGCGCTCGTTCCGCAATACGCGTGGGCTCAAGGAGACGCCCTTTCCCCAGAACCTGCAGTTGAGACGGGAGGATTCTGGGCGGTTATCTCTAGTGGCGGCTGGATTGGCGGACTCATTCTCTTCGCGCTCCTCATGCTGTCGTTGATGTCGGTGTACCTGATCATTGAGCAAGTCATGGTGCTTCGCAAGCAGGAAGTAATGCCCACCGGACTCGCTGAAGAAGTCCGGCAATTGCTATCCCAAGGCCGCTTGCCAGATGCCGATGCAGCCTGCCGCCAGCGGCCCAGTCCACTCGCGTTTGTCATCTTGAGTGGATTGTCTGAGCTGGATTATGGCTGGACCGCCATGGAGAAGGCCATGGAGGATGCGATCTCCGAACAGGCCGCCAAGCTCTATCGAAAGATCGAGTACTTGTCGGTCATCGGAAACCTAGCCCCGATGTGCGGTTTGCTGGGAACCGTGACTGGTATGATCTTCGCTTTTCAACAGGTTGCTATCAGCCAAGGTACTGCGGGAGCATCGGATTTGGCGGAGGGCATCTACTCGGCACTAGTCACCACCGTGGCCGGGCTGGTGGTTGCCATCCCGAGCCTGGGAGCGTTTGCGGTCTTCCGCAATCGCATTGACCAGTTGATCGCTGAGGCAGCCTACTTGGCCCAACACGTATTTGCACCAGTGCGGCGACGCGCAATTCAGACCGGAACGCGTCCCAAATCGGCCGGTCCCGCTCCCCTGGCGAGCGCCCCCGCCAGTCCGCCCGCAAGCCCGCCCGTACCTCCACCGCCACCAAGACCTAATTCGTGAAATCACCACAACTACTCAACGCCGGAACCGCGAGCATCAACATGACCCCCATGATTGATGTCGTCTTTCTGCTGATCATCTTCTTTTTGGTGTCCAGCCACTTGGCAAAGCAAGAGAATTCGGTGCAGCTCGACCTGCCAACTGCCGATTCTGGGCTCGACGACACCTCACCGGTTGAGACGTTGGTCGTCAACGTGCTCGCCAGTGGACATTGGCAAATCGGCGGTGTCGAGGTCAACGAAGCTATGCTGCCCAAACAATTCCGCAGTAGGCAGCAAGCCGCTACCGAACCATTGCGGCTAAAGATCCGCACCGATCAAAACGTAACCTACGATCGCTTAGAACCGCTCCTCAAGCAAGCCGCCTTGGCCGGCGTTGGCGACATCGTGTTTTCAGTCTACGATTCGAAAGCGCGGCCATGAAAAGAGATTTCTCCCTAACCCCCACGTCGCGCAGTGGTCGCGTGCGCCGCCCACTAGAAGTCGCCATGACTCCTATGATCGACGTTATTTTTCTGTTGCTGATTTTCTTTTTGGCGACCAGCAGCTTTCAATTGGTAGAGCATCTCCTCCCCAGTGGTATCTCCAGCCTTCCCAACGAATCGGGAACCGGCGCAGAACCTCCGCCCGAACCAACTCCCGACGCGCTCGAACAAATCGTTGTAAAATTAGAACTCGTGGGAAATAGCACCGTCGCAAAAATCAATGGGATCACCCTCCAAGATCTCAGCCAACTCCAAGCGAGATTGCGGACGATCAGCTCCGTCAAAGCGGATGTCCCCGTCATCATCGACCCTCAGCCGAAAATCAAAGCTGCCGATGTGGTTCGCGCCTACGACTTTGCGCGACAAGCCGGCTTGGCCCGAGTCTATCTAGCCACTCGAGAATAATTCCGATCGCGCACTAGGACGCAAGTAGCTCAACATGAATCCGCTCTCTCCTCCTTCGTCCCCACCTCCATCGCCTGTCTCGCCAGCACCGCATCAGCAGGGTGAGCCGTCCAGCCCAGCCACCACGACAGTAAATCGACAGGCCTCGATCGATGTTTTCCGTGGCATCGTGATGTTTTTAATGCTGGCCGAAGTACTCCATTTATCGAGTCTTCAAGCGGCCTATCCGGACAGCGGCTGGGCGGGCTGGCTTAGCTTCCACACCTCCCACGTCGCCTGGGTAGGTTGCTCGCTGCACGACATGATCCAACCCAGTTTTTCATTCTTGGTTGGCGTATCACTTCCCTTTTCCATCCTCAGCCGGAAGCGTCGAGGAAGCAGTTGGCGATCCATGGCGCTACATGCAGCGTGGAGAAGCATCGTGTTGATCGTGCTGGGAATCCTCTTGCGGAGTCTGGGACGACCGAGCACGAATTTCTTCTTCGTCGATACGCTCACTCAAATCGGCCTGGGCTACTTCTTCCTATTCCTCATCGCTGGCTACTCACGCACAATCCAGCTGATGTCGGGCGCCGCCGTGCTAGTCGCGTACTGGCTGCTGTTTGCCCTATGGCCTCTTCCACCTGCGGACTTCGACTGGCCGTCTGTGGGCGTGCCCGCACACTGGGAACATCTTTTCACGGGATTTGAGGCGCATTGGAACAAGAACACAAATCCCGCCGCTGCGTTCGACACATGGTTCATGAATCTATTTCCGCAACACCCGACCTTCGAGTATAATTCGGGAGGCTACTGTGTTCTCAACTTCATCCCCACTTGGGTGACGATGCTCATCGGCGTGCTGGCCGGCGGGATTCTTGTATCTAGTAGCAGCCCCACGAATCGATTGACTCAGTTGTTCGCTCTGGGTATCGTTCTGATGGCTGCGGGCTGGGGAATCTCCGCGCTCGGCTGGTGCCCCATCGTAAAACGTATTTGGACTCCCACATGGGTCCTTTACAGCGGTGGGCTCTGTTTGATCGCGCTTTCCGCTCTGTACGGGGTGTGCGATCTCCAGGGCCATCAGAAATGGGCTTGGCCGCTGCTCGTCATCGGTTCCAACTCCATCGTGGCGTATGTCATGAGCTGGACCTTGGAAGAACCCATCAAGGCGTTTTGGAAGCGTCACCTAGGAGCGGAGAGCTTTGAAATCTGGGGCGACGCTTGGGAGCCATTCCTGCTCGGTTCGACTGTTCTGCTCAGTATGTGGCTGATACTATTATGGTTAAAAAGCAAACGGATCTACATTCGCATCTAGCGTTGCCCGCCAAACCTTAGAACAACGCGAGTGATTTCTTCTTTGATGATCACCCTTTTGCAGACAACTCAGCCGAATCGGACCGAGAATGGGGCAAGCCTCACAAGCCTTGCGACAACGCTATCAACTCAACTCCATCACTCCCGCTTGGGCGCGTTGGTTCGACGGCGAGTGGAATCAAGACCTTCCGGCCGGCAGCTTTCGTAAGCCTCTTCCAACCAACACTCTGCTCAGCGAAGCTCCGCAAGATATTTGGGCCGGTTTTATGCTGCCCGATACCCTGCCGTTGATCAGCAACGAATACGGTGATTGGCTATGCATCCGCGTCCTCCCCACTGGCGAGTTGGGCGAACTCGTTCACTGGTACCACGGTGGAGGCGACTGGATTCCCATTGGAAATACGCTGGTCGAAGCGTTACTGCATGACGTGATCGACCAGTTTCGTCCAGTGCGTAAACAAGTCCTGCGTGGTGCGTCCGAAACGCTCCAAACGGGCCATCATCGAGAAGTGCTCGACCGATTTGCCGACGACTTTCGGCAGGGCTGGTTCTCCCAGGCAGTTGAAGAATTGGCTCCTCAGGCCAAACGACTCCCCGCCGACTTCCTCCACCAGTTGGAACAAGGTGAATATTCAGTTTGCCTCCAAGCCCTAGAGAAACACGGACTCGCGATCGACGCCATCGCCTGCGACCGCATCGAAGACCTGCTGCAAAACCCGCTGGCCGTAATCGCCAATCGGGAGATTGCCGAAGCGGTGGGACTGCAGTGGTCTCCAGACTTCGTTCGCATCCTGTTTGATCCACAACTGGCCACCGCCGAGATGCGGCAAGCGATCTGCGACGCAGCAGGCATCTCGCCAGAGAATTGGCCCCAGCAAGACTGGGCTCAAGCGCAAAACTATGCCGAACAGGTCCTCTCGCGGCGCCAAGATTTGGGATGGGCCTTCAACATCGCTGGTTGGGCACAATACCGCAACGGCCATGTCTCCGCTGCCATTGAGCATTATTGGGCCGGGCGATTTGCATCGTCCTTTTCGGATCAGTCGGTCCGTGTCCGCACCCATTGGTTCCCGACCAAACACCACAAATTCGCAACCGCCCAGCTACTGTCGCTGCACAAAGATGGCCACGAAGCTGCGACCAAAGATCCCTACCTGGAGGTCATCGAACGCAGTGCGACGAACGCCACCCATGCCGATTTACTCACCGAATTCTGGCTCGATCAGGGGCGCAATCAACTAGATTCCCATGACTTCCCCGCCGCCTACCGCTCGTTCTACCAAGCTGGCTGGGACATCGGTGCGCGGCGTTTGGAAAGCTATCGACAAATCCTAGCCGGGGCCGTCGAAGCTGCCACGGGCGCTGGCTGGAACGCACTGGCTGCCGTCGCCGCCACCCACCTGGCCTGCTTCACAGCCCGTACCGCCCGCTAAGCGCCCCGTCCCACGAGGCTGCCAGCTATTCGCTTCGCAGCCCAGCCAGCACAGAGCTCCGTGTGGCAGACCGTACCGCCCACCAAGATGCGGCTAGGCCGACAATCAATACTACGGCCAACATCCCCAACGGCCCCATCAGGCTCAAACGAGGACCGGTTTCGAGCACGAAGGGAGCCAAGGCAATGGTGGCAGACAACACGCCAGCGGCCAAGCCGCTGAAGAGCAGCAAGCCCGCTTCGAGCGTTAGCATGTGAGAGATCCGTGCTCGCGAGAATCCCACCGCCTGCATCAACGCCAACTCGCGTCGCCGCTCGACAATACTCCGCAATTGGACCGCCACCAACCCGAACGTCCCCAACAGTAGCCCCAGCGCTCCCAGCGATTGGAAAGCACTTATGTACGTGTTCTGAACTCCCAGCAACTTTTCTAGCAACACCGCGCTCGACTTGACGTCCATCCCTTCATCGCTCCATCCATTCTCCATCGTCTGGGTCACATCCTCTGCGGAGGCGTTCTCACCAGTTTGAATCAGGAAAAAGCTGTAGCCACTGATTTCTGGAAACAGTCGCTCGAAATTGCTTTCGCCGATGAGTAATTTCCCTTGCAGCACGCTGTTGGACAGTAGCCCCACGGTCTCGAAGTAGAGCGTGCGGCCGTCAAACTCGAGCTCCAGTAGGGCCCCCAGACTTGCCCCCTGCTTCAGACTCCAAGCCGCCGTGTTCTGATCAAGCACCACTGGGATCGGATTGCTTCGATCACCATTTCCAAAGACCTGCAGCGACCTCCAGGGGGCTTCGGGCTCAACGTTTGCAGCCCAACTAAACACAGCCGCGTTGGGTGAGAAATCTTGCAATTCCTGCAAGCGCGAGGACACTGCCAAAATCGTTGGTTGAGAGACTTGGTAGAGGTTATTGCAACTGGCATCTTCACCAGGGCGCACGCGCATTGAAAAGATGGTCGTATCCAACAAGGCTTCCGCGGCAGGACCAATCATTTCTTCCCTTGCCTTGGCAGACATCATGTTGCGATAGATTGGCTGCGAGCTTTCGGCTAACAGATTAAAGCCGCCGTAACCCTTTTCATCCGGAGCGACCTGAAAGGCGCCCATCGAGGCGATGAGAAAACTCGCTACTGCCAGCAAACCAAGGGACAAAGAGCTGCGCATTGGATTGCGGCTGATTGCTCGCCAAGCCAAAGTCAGCAAGCCGTACCGAGGGGCCAACGTGGTTGCTTTATA
Coding sequences within it:
- a CDS encoding MotA/TolQ/ExbB proton channel family protein, translated to MRVDFGFRVPFASYLRHLADGLRSALTSLATILTLFLGALVPQYAWAQGDALSPEPAVETGGFWAVISSGGWIGGLILFALLMLSLMSVYLIIEQVMVLRKQEVMPTGLAEEVRQLLSQGRLPDADAACRQRPSPLAFVILSGLSELDYGWTAMEKAMEDAISEQAAKLYRKIEYLSVIGNLAPMCGLLGTVTGMIFAFQQVAISQGTAGASDLAEGIYSALVTTVAGLVVAIPSLGAFAVFRNRIDQLIAEAAYLAQHVFAPVRRRAIQTGTRPKSAGPAPLASAPASPPASPPVPPPPPRPNS
- a CDS encoding acyltransferase family protein, with the translated sequence MNPLSPPSSPPPSPVSPAPHQQGEPSSPATTTVNRQASIDVFRGIVMFLMLAEVLHLSSLQAAYPDSGWAGWLSFHTSHVAWVGCSLHDMIQPSFSFLVGVSLPFSILSRKRRGSSWRSMALHAAWRSIVLIVLGILLRSLGRPSTNFFFVDTLTQIGLGYFFLFLIAGYSRTIQLMSGAAVLVAYWLLFALWPLPPADFDWPSVGVPAHWEHLFTGFEAHWNKNTNPAAAFDTWFMNLFPQHPTFEYNSGGYCVLNFIPTWVTMLIGVLAGGILVSSSSPTNRLTQLFALGIVLMAAGWGISALGWCPIVKRIWTPTWVLYSGGLCLIALSALYGVCDLQGHQKWAWPLLVIGSNSIVAYVMSWTLEEPIKAFWKRHLGAESFEIWGDAWEPFLLGSTVLLSMWLILLWLKSKRIYIRI
- a CDS encoding ExbD/TolR family protein; its protein translation is MKRDFSLTPTSRSGRVRRPLEVAMTPMIDVIFLLLIFFLATSSFQLVEHLLPSGISSLPNESGTGAEPPPEPTPDALEQIVVKLELVGNSTVAKINGITLQDLSQLQARLRTISSVKADVPVIIDPQPKIKAADVVRAYDFARQAGLARVYLATRE
- a CDS encoding SMI1/KNR4 family protein, with the translated sequence MGQASQALRQRYQLNSITPAWARWFDGEWNQDLPAGSFRKPLPTNTLLSEAPQDIWAGFMLPDTLPLISNEYGDWLCIRVLPTGELGELVHWYHGGGDWIPIGNTLVEALLHDVIDQFRPVRKQVLRGASETLQTGHHREVLDRFADDFRQGWFSQAVEELAPQAKRLPADFLHQLEQGEYSVCLQALEKHGLAIDAIACDRIEDLLQNPLAVIANREIAEAVGLQWSPDFVRILFDPQLATAEMRQAICDAAGISPENWPQQDWAQAQNYAEQVLSRRQDLGWAFNIAGWAQYRNGHVSAAIEHYWAGRFASSFSDQSVRVRTHWFPTKHHKFATAQLLSLHKDGHEAATKDPYLEVIERSATNATHADLLTEFWLDQGRNQLDSHDFPAAYRSFYQAGWDIGARRLESYRQILAGAVEAATGAGWNALAAVAATHLACFTARTAR
- a CDS encoding ExbD/TolR family protein; this translates as MKSPQLLNAGTASINMTPMIDVVFLLIIFFLVSSHLAKQENSVQLDLPTADSGLDDTSPVETLVVNVLASGHWQIGGVEVNEAMLPKQFRSRQQAATEPLRLKIRTDQNVTYDRLEPLLKQAALAGVGDIVFSVYDSKARP